One genomic segment of Marinobacter sp. F4206 includes these proteins:
- a CDS encoding thymidylate synthase, with amino-acid sequence MKAYLDLMQDVVDNGFDKGDRTGVGTRSVFGRQIRFNLQDGFPLVTTKKVHVRSIICELLWFLNGSTDNTWLKERKVSIWNEWALDDGDLGPIYGKQWRSWQCPDGRVVDQISEVIEQIRTKPNSRRLIVSAWNPAELPDESIGPQENVREGRMALAPCHCLFQFYVVDGKLSCQLYQRSADLFLGVPFNIASYALLTHMIAQQCDLDVGEFVHTFGDCHLYQNHLTDDIVFEQLRREPRALPRLVIKRKPASIFEYELEDFEFEGYDPYPGIKAPIAI; translated from the coding sequence ATGAAGGCCTATCTCGACCTGATGCAGGATGTTGTCGATAACGGATTCGACAAGGGTGACCGGACCGGCGTTGGCACCCGATCCGTGTTCGGGCGCCAGATCCGTTTCAACCTCCAGGACGGCTTCCCCCTGGTCACCACCAAGAAAGTCCACGTGCGCAGTATCATTTGCGAATTACTCTGGTTCCTGAACGGCTCCACCGACAACACCTGGCTGAAAGAGCGCAAGGTGTCGATCTGGAATGAGTGGGCGCTGGACGATGGCGATCTGGGGCCGATTTACGGCAAACAATGGCGCAGCTGGCAGTGCCCGGATGGCCGCGTGGTCGACCAGATCAGTGAGGTGATTGAGCAGATTCGCACCAAGCCCAATTCCCGACGCCTCATTGTTTCCGCCTGGAATCCGGCCGAGCTTCCGGACGAGTCTATCGGTCCCCAGGAGAATGTGCGGGAAGGGCGCATGGCGCTGGCTCCCTGCCATTGTCTGTTCCAGTTCTACGTCGTGGACGGCAAGCTTTCATGCCAGCTATACCAACGCAGTGCTGACCTGTTCCTCGGTGTGCCGTTCAACATTGCTTCCTATGCCCTGCTGACGCACATGATTGCCCAGCAGTGTGATCTCGACGTCGGGGAATTCGTGCACACATTCGGCGATTGTCACCTGTACCAGAACCACCTGACCGACGACATCGTTTTCGAACAGCTCAGACGTGAACCGCGTGCCTTGCCCAGGCTGGTGATCAAGCGAAAGCCGGCATCGATCTTTGAATATGAGTTGGAAGATTTTGAGTTTGAAGGCTACGACCCTTACCCGGGGATCAAGGCACCGATTGCGATTTAA